One region of Oikeobacillus pervagus genomic DNA includes:
- the liaG gene encoding LiaG family protein, translating into MRKFITMILVLAGLAIVFFIWNFDSLWPFGDSTKSVSVNDNVDVIKLDISSIQTTVIPENRKDVHAELEGRGKVTVKKRGNMITVEQKNKWNFSFLWFNRPKLTIFIPKDFDRNMEIDLGSGSLNFTGPSKSQPMKLNHLTVDLGSGFIKMKNIETKEFTNDVSSGNVEIQSLTTDHGIFDLSSGRINLKDYEGKLEGDVSSGLFNVQMKQLVDSVDIEVSSGRVSLDLPEDADFKLKGKTGSGIVNYDFPLNDTKKSRKHIEGVHGSGKHTINIEVGSGSINIR; encoded by the coding sequence TTAGCCGGTTTGGCCATCGTATTCTTTATTTGGAATTTTGATTCGCTATGGCCGTTTGGAGATTCTACAAAGAGTGTATCTGTGAATGACAATGTGGACGTCATTAAACTGGATATTTCTTCGATTCAAACGACGGTGATTCCTGAAAATCGCAAGGATGTTCATGCAGAGCTTGAAGGGAGAGGGAAGGTAACGGTTAAAAAGCGAGGCAACATGATTACAGTTGAGCAAAAAAACAAATGGAATTTCTCGTTTCTATGGTTCAATCGACCAAAACTGACGATTTTTATTCCAAAGGATTTTGACCGGAATATGGAAATTGATTTAGGCTCCGGATCCTTAAATTTCACAGGGCCATCGAAAAGTCAGCCAATGAAGTTAAATCACCTTACCGTTGACCTTGGCTCAGGATTTATCAAGATGAAAAATATCGAAACGAAGGAGTTCACAAATGATGTTTCTTCTGGAAATGTCGAAATTCAGTCACTTACAACAGATCATGGAATCTTTGACCTTAGTTCAGGGCGGATCAATTTGAAAGACTATGAAGGAAAACTTGAAGGAGATGTTTCATCAGGACTGTTCAATGTTCAAATGAAACAATTAGTTGATTCGGTGGATATAGAGGTTTCTTCTGGAAGGGTGTCACTGGATCTTCCCGAAGATGCTGATTTCAAATTAAAAGGAAAAACCGGAAGTGGGATTGTAAACTATGATTTTCCACTCAATGATACGAAAAAATCCCGGAAGCATATTGAAGGGGTTCACGGATCTGGAAAACATACGATAAACATCGAGGTCGGTAGCGGTAGCATAAATATTCGTTAA